In Aciduliprofundum sp. MAR08-339, a single window of DNA contains:
- the yjjX gene encoding inosine/xanthosine triphosphatase encodes MKRVVVGGTFEFLHRGHRALLERAFELGDFVVIGITGDGFKNSCTVRFEDRRKEVENFVRQFGKEYRILEIHDKYGPTLTEDFDIIVVSKETRKTAEEINILREKRGLKDIQIVEIPIFYAEDLLPISSRRIRNGEIDKEGRRLKPLIVHVGSANPSKIRAVEKVFRELFNFEIVVRGVDVESNVPPQPRDSETIEGAINRAKNAIENADYAIGIEAGLFWNEEVKEYFDKAFCAILDKYGNLTYGYSGGFTYPHRVIEMVEKGMEVGEAMEIISGIKEIKKGMGAIGYLSKGKIKRDEFNAQAVLMAMIPRISHELYF; translated from the coding sequence ATGAAACGCGTGGTAGTTGGCGGAACCTTCGAATTTCTGCACAGGGGACACAGGGCATTGTTGGAGAGAGCCTTTGAACTCGGTGACTTTGTGGTCATTGGTATAACAGGTGATGGATTCAAAAACAGCTGCACGGTCAGATTTGAAGATAGAAGGAAGGAGGTTGAGAATTTCGTGAGGCAATTCGGAAAGGAATACAGAATCCTTGAGATTCACGATAAATACGGCCCAACCCTCACGGAGGATTTTGACATAATTGTGGTATCAAAGGAGACTAGAAAAACCGCAGAGGAGATCAACATACTCCGTGAAAAAAGGGGATTGAAAGATATTCAAATCGTAGAGATACCTATTTTTTACGCCGAGGACCTACTCCCCATCTCCTCAAGAAGGATTCGCAACGGAGAGATAGACAAGGAGGGTAGGAGATTAAAGCCCCTTATTGTGCATGTGGGCTCGGCAAATCCGTCCAAGATACGAGCTGTTGAGAAGGTCTTCAGAGAGCTTTTCAATTTTGAAATTGTGGTGAGAGGTGTGGACGTTGAGTCAAACGTGCCTCCCCAGCCCAGGGACTCTGAGACCATAGAAGGTGCCATAAATCGGGCAAAAAACGCAATTGAAAACGCAGATTATGCCATAGGTATAGAGGCCGGCCTGTTCTGGAATGAAGAGGTTAAGGAGTATTTTGATAAGGCATTTTGCGCCATTCTGGACAAATACGGAAATTTAACCTACGGTTACTCGGGTGGATTCACGTATCCCCACAGAGTGATTGAGATGGTAGAAAAAGGTATGGAAGTAGGAGAAGCCATGGAAATAATATCGGGCATAAAGGAAATAAAGAAGGGAATGGGAGCCATAGGATACCTAAGCAAGGGAAAAATAAAAAGAGATGAGTTTAATGCACAGGCAGTGCTCATGGCAATGATTCCACGCATCAGCCACGAACTCTACTTCTGA